Proteins encoded within one genomic window of Eurosta solidaginis isolate ZX-2024a chromosome 1, ASM4086904v1, whole genome shotgun sequence:
- the LOC137251676 gene encoding MYG1 protein, with amino-acid sequence MSAVHFTCRFFYSAATRFQYTVPQLCLQKSTSHFHIRMSSRNETTVTANEAKRLRSDPPVIGTHSGTFHCDEVLACFMLKQLPEYKNASIFRSRDDKLLHEKCDIIVDVGAEFNHDKKFYDHHQRSFQETLSSLRPELGDEFKIRLSSAGLIYAYYGERVIENILKKYEKPELSAENLRLSYIQIYRNFISEVDAIDNGIPMYENVGEPLYKISTNLSPRVHRLNPSWEDEQGSEIEQKRFERALDLVGTEFVNNVLDMACSWVKAREYVREALEQAKSVYKTGEILILNRFCPWKAHLADLEKEYNVEGIPKLVLFSEKEVSWRVAGVPVSPTSYLGRKFLPTPWRGLRDEELSKKANIPDLIFVHTTGFIGGAKTKESALKMAIASVEWQDNDELNAST; translated from the exons ATGTCAGCTGTTCATTTCACGTGCCGATTCTTCTATTCGGCGGCAACACGGTTTCAATATACAG TTCCACAGTTGTGTCTTCAAAAATCCACATCGCATTTCCACATAAGAATGAGCTCCAGAAACGAGACAACCGTAACTGCAAATGAAGCCAAACGCCTTCGTAGCGATCCGCCTGTGATTGGCACGCACAGTGGAACGTTCCATTGCGATGAAGTATTGGCATGTTTTATGCTCAAACAGTTGCCGGAATATAAGAATGCAAGTATCTTTAGAAGCCGAGATGATAAATTATTGCACGAAAAATGTGATATAATAGTTGATGTTGGTGCAGAGTTTAATCATGACAAAAAATTTTATGACCATCATCAAAGAAGCTTCCAGGAGACATTAAGCTCGTTGCGGCCGGAATTAGGTGATGAAttcaaaataag gCTCAGCAGTGCTGGTCTAATTTATGCATACTACGGCGAGCGGGTGATAGAAAATATTCTCAAAAAATATGAAAAGCCAGAATTATCTGCCGAAAACTTAAGATTAagctacatacaaatatatagaaatttcaTTAGCGAAGTGGATGCTATCGATAATGGTATCCCAATGTATGAGAATGTAGGCGAACCGTTatataaaatttcaacaaatctATCACCACGTGTACACCGTTTAAATCCTTCATGGGAAGATGAACAAGGCAGTGAAATTGAACAAAAACGTTTTGAGCGGGCACTAGATTTGGTGGGTACAGAGTTTGTAAATAATGTTTTAGATATGGCCTGCTCATGGGTTAAAGCACGTGAATATGTTCGAGAAGCTTTGGAACAAGCTAAAAGTGTTTACAAGACTGGAGAAATTTTAATACTCAATCGTTTCTGTCCATGGAAAGCACATTTAGCCGATTTAGAGAAAGAATATAATGTTGAAGGTATACCAAAATTGGTACTATTTTCAGAGAAGGAAGTAAGTTGGCGCGTTGCAGGTGTACCCGTGTCACCCACAAGTTATTTGGGACGCAAATTTTTACCAACACCTTGGCGTGGTTTACGTGATGAAGAATTGTCGAAAAAAGCAAATATACCCGATTTGATTTTTGTTCATACAACTGGATTTATAGGTGGTGCTAAAACAAAAGAATCAGCTTTGAAGATGGCTATTGCTAGCGTGGAATGGCAGGATAATGATGAATTGAATGCTAGCACATAa